Proteins found in one Vallitalea guaymasensis genomic segment:
- a CDS encoding ABC transporter permease, protein METSITKNRRRLYKIIALIFWIIVWEIIALVINKEIYLPTPYNTFKVLLEEIKTVMFWQTIFATIFRVAVGFVIACIVGILVGIICGINHLMYEILNLIIVAVKSTPVMSFILIALVWFKSENVPIFICFLMCFPIIWTSVVGGIKHIDRRLIDMAYVYKVDKRYIIKDIYVPSIIPYITTAMITSLGLGWKVTVAAEVLSSPKFSIGTKLYNAKVYIESEQLFAWTIVVIVLSLMLEYIFKYLLRKMLPVRIQK, encoded by the coding sequence ATGGAGACTTCTATTACCAAAAATAGACGACGATTATATAAAATAATAGCTTTAATATTTTGGATAATAGTATGGGAGATTATTGCCTTAGTTATCAATAAGGAAATATATCTTCCTACTCCTTATAATACTTTTAAGGTATTATTGGAAGAGATCAAGACAGTTATGTTTTGGCAGACAATCTTTGCTACTATATTTAGAGTTGCAGTAGGCTTTGTAATAGCATGTATTGTAGGAATATTAGTAGGAATAATATGCGGAATCAACCATTTAATGTATGAGATTCTTAATCTAATAATAGTCGCAGTAAAATCAACACCAGTTATGTCTTTTATACTTATTGCATTGGTATGGTTCAAATCAGAGAATGTACCTATCTTTATATGCTTTTTGATGTGTTTTCCTATTATATGGACTTCGGTCGTTGGGGGAATCAAGCATATTGACAGAAGATTGATAGACATGGCATATGTATATAAGGTTGATAAAAGATATATAATAAAAGATATATACGTTCCTTCAATTATTCCATATATAACAACTGCTATGATAACTTCTCTTGGTCTAGGGTGGAAAGTAACAGTTGCTGCTGAAGTACTTAGCAGTCCTAAATTTTCCATAGGTACAAAACTATATAATGCAAAAGTATATATAGAATCAGAACAGCTATTTGCTTGGACAATAGTTGTTATTGTCTTAAGTTTGATGTTAGAATATATATTCAAGTATTTACTTAGAAAAATGCTGCCAGTGCGTATACAAAAGTAG
- a CDS encoding ABC transporter ATP-binding protein → MIKLNNISKAFDDLTILKDFNLSIDEDKIVCFLGASGCGKTTLLNIISGTLEYDSGSIEGIDNNVSYIFQDTRLLPWATIENNIKFVLKSNKNINVDQLTKKYIDIVKLGKFSDYYPKQLSGGMKQRVSIARAFAYRSEILLMDEPFQGLDYDLKIELINAFLELWEEDNRTVIFVTHDLDEALLLSDKIYILDGRPVEIKKEIEINIPKRERIKQKDKLNDYRKILTTIK, encoded by the coding sequence ATGATTAAACTGAACAATATCAGTAAAGCATTTGATGATTTGACTATACTGAAAGATTTTAATCTATCCATTGATGAAGATAAGATAGTATGTTTTTTAGGTGCTTCAGGGTGTGGTAAAACTACACTTCTTAATATTATTTCTGGAACTCTAGAATATGATAGTGGGTCCATTGAAGGTATAGATAATAATGTATCCTATATTTTTCAAGATACCAGACTGTTACCATGGGCAACAATAGAAAATAATATCAAGTTTGTACTAAAAAGTAATAAGAATATAAATGTTGACCAATTAACTAAAAAGTATATAGATATAGTTAAGTTAGGTAAGTTCAGTGATTATTATCCAAAACAATTAAGTGGTGGTATGAAACAAAGAGTTTCTATAGCAAGAGCTTTCGCTTATCGTTCAGAAATATTACTTATGGATGAACCATTTCAAGGGTTGGATTATGATCTTAAGATTGAATTGATTAATGCTTTTCTGGAATTATGGGAAGAGGATAATAGAACTGTAATATTTGTAACCCACGATCTAGATGAAGCTTTATTATTATCAGACAAGATATACATATTAGATGGCAGACCAGTTGAGATTAAGAAAGAAATTGAAATAAATATTCCCAAAAGGGAAAGAATTAAACAAAAAGATAAATTAAATGATTATAGAAAAATATTAACAACTATTAAATGA
- a CDS encoding glycerophosphodiester phosphodiesterase produces MIYKKHTISSKYKNIFNSFRKYFWTFIKYQIVAKILIAIVLIPIFKELFKLILKSKGINILFNGVILKFLLSPQGFLSGILIIIFATLVLLIEYGGLVIISYEASIDKQPTSLFNVLKICVKRFKNLIGFGGFLILVYVIIIFPWLDMGYHTSLLTSLKIPSFVKAYINRNQFLYMTMKLGTVILFLFSISWVFAMEIIMLENKSAFQAMKKSFYLVKNNFKTVIKHLSITVLLIVIISVGIFGSIAISFPILSHNDSLTNVIINGLFIFIGVFLYLVSFLIIPYVIHHFTYLYISINDSPLEVFPLSKRTKLSLIDKIFNNKKTVKLLLVLSFCLVLFFTKYVLADFENTHYKVGVTAHRGSSKEAPENTLAAIREAVKNKADFVEIDVQETKDGKVVLFHDKNLKRITGLDKNLYDANYSEIKKLDAGSWFSSDFKGEKIPTLQEVIDYSKGRIRLNIELKQRKKRKGLVGKVVDIIKKNNIVKSCVVTSLDYDLLQKVELLDSNIKTGYIMFFAIGDINSIKGVDFYSIEESYIDENFVVKAHLMNRDVHVWTVNDSEKMMEFIEMGVDNIITDYDELLINILRTYR; encoded by the coding sequence GTGATTTATAAAAAACATACAATAAGTAGTAAATACAAAAACATATTTAACAGTTTTAGAAAATATTTCTGGACTTTTATAAAATATCAGATAGTTGCTAAGATATTGATTGCTATTGTCCTAATTCCAATATTTAAAGAATTGTTTAAGCTTATTTTGAAAAGTAAAGGGATTAATATACTTTTTAACGGAGTCATACTGAAATTTCTACTATCTCCACAAGGATTTTTAAGTGGGATATTAATAATTATTTTTGCTACGTTAGTTCTTCTTATTGAGTATGGAGGACTTGTGATTATAAGTTATGAGGCTTCTATAGATAAACAGCCAACAAGCCTTTTTAACGTATTGAAGATTTGTGTTAAAAGGTTTAAGAATCTTATAGGATTTGGTGGATTCCTGATATTGGTGTATGTCATAATCATATTTCCATGGCTTGATATGGGATATCATACAAGTTTATTGACATCACTGAAAATACCTTCTTTCGTAAAAGCTTATATAAATAGAAATCAATTCCTTTATATGACTATGAAATTAGGAACGGTTATTCTTTTCCTTTTTTCAATAAGCTGGGTTTTTGCTATGGAGATAATAATGCTTGAGAATAAATCGGCTTTTCAAGCAATGAAGAAAAGCTTCTATTTAGTAAAAAATAATTTTAAGACAGTAATAAAACATTTATCTATTACAGTTTTGCTGATTGTAATAATAAGTGTAGGTATATTTGGAAGTATAGCCATATCTTTTCCAATACTATCTCATAATGATTCGTTAACCAATGTAATTATTAACGGTTTATTCATTTTTATTGGAGTATTTTTATATTTAGTCAGTTTTTTGATAATACCTTATGTTATTCATCATTTCACTTATCTGTATATTAGTATTAATGATAGTCCTTTAGAAGTCTTTCCTTTGAGTAAAAGGACAAAGCTGTCTTTGATAGATAAGATATTCAACAATAAGAAAACTGTAAAATTGTTGTTGGTATTATCATTTTGTTTAGTGTTGTTCTTTACAAAATACGTGTTGGCGGACTTTGAAAATACTCATTATAAGGTGGGTGTTACTGCTCACAGAGGGAGCTCAAAAGAAGCACCAGAAAACACTCTTGCTGCAATTAGAGAAGCAGTTAAGAATAAAGCGGATTTTGTTGAGATTGATGTACAAGAAACTAAAGATGGAAAAGTGGTGCTTTTTCATGATAAAAATCTGAAGCGAATCACTGGGCTTGATAAGAATCTATATGATGCCAATTATAGTGAAATCAAAAAACTAGATGCTGGCAGCTGGTTCAGTAGTGATTTTAAGGGAGAAAAGATTCCTACTTTACAGGAAGTCATAGATTACTCAAAAGGTAGGATAAGATTGAATATCGAACTCAAGCAGAGAAAGAAAAGAAAAGGATTAGTGGGAAAAGTTGTAGATATAATCAAGAAGAACAATATTGTTAAGTCATGTGTTGTAACATCATTGGATTATGATTTATTACAAAAAGTTGAGTTATTGGATAGCAATATCAAAACAGGATATATCATGTTTTTTGCAATAGGAGATATTAACAGTATCAAAGGTGTGGACTTTTATAGTATTGAAGAAAGTTATATTGATGAGAACTTCGTAGTAAAAGCACATTTAATGAATAGGGATGTCCATGTATGGACAGTAAATGACAGTGAAAAAATGATGGAATTCATAGAAATGGGCGTGGATAACATAATAACCGATTATGATGAACTACTAATAAATATATTAAGAACTTATCGATAA